Proteins from one Apis cerana isolate GH-2021 linkage group LG11, AcerK_1.0, whole genome shotgun sequence genomic window:
- the LOC107997203 gene encoding uncharacterized protein LOC107997203, translated as MQLTTCCKCYSLKTGTLFTGILGIVLSIISLILIFTLNVEWKTILIDIVDQSIVRIIFAINLCMTILISTLLIVGALKKKTFLMLPWVVLGLILAVGLLVSVLYTSIMFFIYHDVIIGILWLIIGLLTIVIYVYLWLVVYSYFQQLRYDKMNSRIDPYGRPYNYRRP; from the exons atGCAACTCACGACGTGTTGCAAatgttattcattaaaaacggGGACTTTGTTCACTGGAATATTGGGTATA gTCTTATCAATTATCTCATTGATCTTAATCTTTACTTTAAATGTCGAATGGAAAACAATATTGATCGACATTGTAGATCAGAGCATCGTCAGGATCATTTTTGCGATAAATTTATGCATGACGATTCTGATTTCAACATTGCTTATAGTTGGCGCTCTTAAG aaaaaaacatttttaatgctACCATGGGTAGTTTTGGGTTTAATCTTAGCAGTTGGATTATTGGTGAGCGTCCTGTATACGTCCATCATGTTCTTCATATATCATGACGTAATAATTGGAATTCTGTGGCTCATCATTGGCCTCCTAACCATTG TAATCTATGTATATTTGTGGTTGGTAGTATACAGTTATTTCCAACAATTAAGGTATGACAAAATGAACAGCCGAATCGACCCATATGGAAGACCTTATAATTATCGAAGACCTTAA
- the LOC107997205 gene encoding LOW QUALITY PROTEIN: UPF0764 protein C16orf89 homolog (The sequence of the model RefSeq protein was modified relative to this genomic sequence to represent the inferred CDS: inserted 1 base in 1 codon), with protein MEMLRKFTSTWAILLFCGFPPWSCGNFASKNFEEKLVKLSKVIEYIHQRPQQMNVDVTLSLTIVQGKIIQQYYKFTILTSTVIFETLNXFISMLFFTANIAAIFLHKNAQFLTDKHRNILMTILNLCDLTRRDLLNKIVLENKDIRLLHETINYPNLWMKKISWRHGALVKGRANIELPYRDIRDLVMQGVPKEEESDRCLAEIVRNKFNSDHRIPGLCLEILTTRESTKGYPLTHRLLIVQIAKIMECDQDLPSSELILFYCSAIFQDLIDIEIAGFPYQTPDLMMEQVVLCGIEGFLEFTDKHYERLILDWSHPSGCFSSFGSKFLSNKMRVIRRTSMQTDFGCDNHATGLAAASLSLFIRKSLENMYE; from the exons ATGGAAATGCTTAGAAAGTTCACTAGTACTTGGGCGATTCTGCTTTTCTGTGGCTTCCCACCATGGAGCTGTGGAAACTTTGCTTCCAAGAATTTTG aagaaaaattagtCAAATTGTCTAAAGTGATCGAATACATTCATCAAAGGCCTCAACAAATGAATGTCGATGTTACGTTATCTCTAACTATTGTCCAAGGTAAAATTAtacaacaatattataaatttacaattttaacgaGCACCGTTATCTTTGaaacattga atttcatttcaatgttattttttacagCTAACATTGCtgctatttttttacataaaaatgcaCAATTCTTGACCGATAAACATCGAAATATACTTATGAcgattttaaatctttgtGATTTAACAAGacgagatttattaaataaaattgttttagagAACAAAGATATCCGATtat TGCacgaaacaataaattatcctAATTTATGGATGAAAAAGATATCATGGCGGCATGGCGCTCTAGTAAAAGGGAGAGCCAATATCGAATTACCTTATCGAGATATACGAGATCTGGTAATGCAAGGAGTGCCTAAGGAGGAAGAAAGCGATCGATGTCTCGCTGAAatcgttcgaaataaattcaattcggATCATAGAATTCCTGGTTTATGCCTCGAAATATTAACTACTCGAGAATCCACCAAAGGATATCCTCTTACTCatcgattattaatcgttCAAATTGCCAAAATA ATGGAATGTGATCAAGATCTTCCATCTTCagaattaatacttttttattgttctgcaatttttcaagatttgaTCGATATCGAAATAGCTGGATTTCCTTATCAAACACCAGATTTAATGATGGAACAgg TTGTTTTATGCGGCATAGAAGGTTTTCTTGAATTCACTGATAAGCATTATGAACGATTAATATTGGATTGGTCACATCCTAGCGGTTGCTTCAGTTCTTTCGG aaGTAAGTTTCTTAGTAACAAAATGCGTGTTATACGAAGAACTTCGATGCAAACTGATTTTGGCTGCGATAATCATGCTACTGGTTTAGCCGCtgcttctctttctttatttattcgcaAGAGTTTGGAGAATATGTATGAGTAA